acacatacattcttctcagattcttttcccagataggttattacataatactgagtatagtttcctgtgctacttAGCAAGTCCATTCATTAGTAATAGTAACTCAATTAGTGAACATTTGGGGGTTTTTCCAGCTTCTTGCTCTTAAATAAAGCtcttatgaacattcttgtataaACCTATGTATAACTGTACACATTATTTTACCTTGGACAAATACCTACTCACATGCTAAGtatatgtttaagttttttaaaaatgttcaaagtgTTTTGTATTACCAAGAGGAGTGTATGAGTGTTCCAGTATGATCGTATCTTCAGAGACACTGAGAGCAGCATTCTCTTCAATTTTAGTGAGTCTAATAGGGGTGTAGTGGTGAAACCAGTTTACAGACCTGGAGGAACCTGATTGAAGAGGTGTCTGTGTTTCGTTGGAAAAGAATCCTGTAGCactggcatatttttttttttaacttcttgagTCTCCCTAGCTCCATGCATAATTTTCATCATTCTGCAGCACTTGTCACCATTTACCTGCCATTCATTTTGCCTTAATTCTTTTTGTGTGCCACCTCCAGTTTGTATGTGTGTTCGAAGAGAAGGATTTCTGTTTATATTATCTGTTATGTCTCTAGAGAATTTATTGGTATTACATTTTTGGAAACCTTAATGATTATTTAAGGGAATGAGTGAATTAATGAACAGATGAAATCATTCAACAGTTACCAATCACAATTGCCTGTTGTGAGCCATAACTGATTCTAGTGATACAAAGACAATGACAAGaaacaacatttattaagtgtccATTAGGTGCTCATTTAACCATCCTTCAAAGTCACAGAAAGACTGtgattattatttcagttttgaaGTAACTGAGTCCCAGAGCCTTGGATAAATTGCTCCAGTACACTTTCTTAGTAGGGAAGAACCCAGAGTCTTTTTTCCTAGAGTTTTATGTTCAATGCCCCTTCCCCAGAACAAGGCATGGATCGTACCCTACCAAAACTTCCAGGGAAGTGGGGAGATGTGCATATTTTAAGGGGTGTTTTTTCTAATGAAAGCCTGTGTAATTGTTGGGGGACCTGTAGAAGCCCTTCCACTGTCTATGCCATACACCACCCTTGGGAGAAGCTGTGCACATGACACAGAGGCCACAGGTAATGGGGGAACCCCTGCTTCTCATCAAAAACTTGACCAGAAGCCAAAGTAGCACTCATATCTTGGAATCTTTCTCCTGTTAAACCAGATGCAGTTTAACCCCTGTGGAACCAAATCATCCTCCTTCCTGCAGGGGCCAGGAGGGAGTTGGGCAGTTGCCCCCATGGACTGCTTCTCAAGTCAGGGACTGGGGTGATTCCCTGTGGGTCTCtataggatggagaaaagcagatcTCCTTGTGCATCATTTGAAGCTGGAGAACTGACATGAGATTCTGTAACATCCTCAGGCTACTAaggtttgctctttttctttgaaCCCTGGGTCTTCTGGACAGAATGTGTGGATTCAGGTAACAGAATGAAGCAGAAGGTATTTGAACTCAGCACAGGAATAGCTTAGAAggagcccagaaacctccatagtcatgcatgtgtgtctatgtgtaaTGTGTATATGACTATAAgagaagttatatatatatttgtgtgtgtgtgttgtgttggtcaaatctgtgtgtgcatgtgtaactgACAGATACACAGAGCTCAGAGAAGCCTGGATATTTTCTCAGGGTGTGCTTATTCTATGTGCATCTGCTGCTTGTGTGCCCTGTGTAAGACCTTGTGCAATACTAGAGTTTGAATATGAATGAATTCTTGTATCAACAATGCCTCTGATCTACGATGCTTGACAGTTCTGTGTGTGTACTGTGTTGTACATGTGTATTTTGTTTGTGAGTTTTGCATAAATTTTTGTAAAGCTAACATAAACCCTGACTGTATTTACTTAGTGAGAGTATAAGCCAGATAAATCTGTAAATCTCTACTTGGCAAGTCTGTATCTGTGATAGTATGTGAGATCTTTTGTGTAACAAACCCACACCTTGACTTCCTTCACAGTGATGAtgtaatatttgtgtgtgtgtgtgtgtgtgtgtgatattctCTCACTTTCTACCCACCTCCTTCCTGAGACCAGAGACCACAAGAGCAATTCCATAGAAATCCAATGTTGCAGAGCTATTGGCATCCATTTTTCTGTGATTTGACTACTCAGAAGGGCCCCTGGAAGCTGAAGATTTTTGAAACTCTACTTAAATTTGGTCAGTCCATTTAGAAACAAAATGCTCATTTCTGGGATCATGTACTTTGACATTCAGATCTTTGTGTTTACCCCACTTAATAGCTTGGTGGCCTTGGGTTTGGCCATGGTGATTCTTAGTTTCCAGTGCTCTTACATGGGATCATGCTGTTTGCTGACAGATCTTGTCTATAAGGGACTTAAGAAACTAGGCACAAAGTAAGCACTTAACAAATTGTAGCCTTGAGGAGATACAAACCCCTGCCTCTCCATGTCCCAATTGTTCAGGCAACATTATTTGGTATGAAGACAGGAAAATCAGCCCCATGCATAGTCTCTTTTTCTCAATGCCACACCCCTAGGTCACACACTGCCTCCTCTTCACTATTGAGCAATTTTCCAGCCACCTCTTTGTACAAGGTGCTGAAGGAATCAAAGTCCATGTCTGTATTTTTCCCTCTGTTCCGATTGCAGCTCATGGGTGTTTTAGGAGCTCTGATACTCCTGCAGGAGATATGTGAGATTGTGGGCTAAGTCTGACCCAGCAGATTTCAATGAGTAGCCTGTGTTTTGCAGGAGGGTCAAGTTCCTGGTCCCTCCTTGTGCCCCATGAACAGAATCACTTAATAACCCAAAGGCAACCCCCTGGTTTGGTGCAAACATATGATGACAATGTCTTAACACAGTGTTAATGTCACATTCCTCTTCCaggcatatttttatttgatcttttcaTGTTAAATGTTTGTCTTTAGCCTCTCCACCCCACGTAAAAAGAAATGGGTGGATTCTCTGTAGtgaaaaattatcagaaaatCAATGTCTGAGACCAGGTCCACTATGCAGTAACTATGTGAGATTGTTTAAGTGATTTCAACTCCTGTTGGtaaaatgcagggaaaaaaaaaacactgttctCTGCTTtccagacagaaataaataatgatgGATTGAATGATATTGAATCAATATGAAATGTACTGGCAATCTAAATGGCTGCAGGAATATGAGTGTGGACAGTTATCTGAGCAGGATCATTCCttcaaattccaaaatatttcttcttagtCTTCCCTATTTGTCTAACTAAAGAGGGAGAAACAATAGTGTCACAGAAGAAAGATTCCAGTATATGTTTAAAAGCTTGGAAGGGAAATTGACTAGATCTGTACTAATTTTCTGATCATGCTCATTTCCTATTCCTTCTGAGTGTATTGATAgtgcagttttatattttttgatttttcatttttgttagggctgcaccttcaacatatgggagttcccaggctaggggtaaaagcagaactacagctgctggcctccaccacagccacagaaatgcataTCTGAGCTCTTTCTGCAAgctgcaacacagctcatggtcccactggatccttaatacaaTGAGttagaccagggtttgaaccagtgtcctcatggatgctagttaggttcttaacctgctgaactacaaaAGGAACACCTGAGAGTGACATTTTAATAGCACCTCCCTCCTAGGACTATTGAAAAGTTCAGTGAGGCAATCATGGAAAATGTGTTCATCTGCCATTTTGTTCATTAACTGTCAGTTATTATCAGTTTGAAGACCACTATAGGGAAATAGTGCTGGTCAATCAGGAAGCTGAATTCTAAGAGATACCTCAATCCTTCAGTATCTATCAGCTCTCAGACCACATCTCAGATATCAAGTATCTTCCTATGGATGAATAACCATATCTGAGCCAACACATAGGATcagatggagatggagatggaTGGAGGTACATGCATTGAAGTAAGGTTTCTTTCTTGGCAAGACAATGCATTAAGACAAGTTTGAGTAGGGAACTTACCCCAGTGATAGGATATGAGCTCAGAAACTCACCTGAAGAATTTGAGCGCTCAGAcaatttaacataaattttaggtCAGCTCCTTGGTCATTTATGCAGACCACCTCATAATACTGTTTTACTAAATTCCTggactttatactttttttttgcggGGATACATATCctctcataaaaataatatatgcaacttttggtgtttattttatgcAGAAAAGTGTTTTTAGATGTTAATTCCTAATGAATTAGAATCCTTTTTTAAATCTATCAAGCTGTGATATTGACATCTTCACATGATATAGGCACAACCTGAGGCCAAGAGATTTAGCATCCCAAGTCCTACAGCGAAAAAGTGTTGGAATCAAAATCATAACACAGGACTGGCTTCAGGTTCATTTAGTTTGTCCTTGGCTAGGTGTGTACTGGAGGGATAGTCTCCTGAGAGCAAGGTCCTGTATGTGATATTTATTCTTCTATGTCAAAATAACAGCTTAGTGTCAGAAACATggttgattaaaaagaaaaaaaatgaattttctctggttttcattgAAAGGAATCATGTTGAATGTTGAGAGCGTGTCATGTGCTTTGGCAACACTAGGTAATAAAGGAGAGTcaggcagtttttctttttctccacaagaAAGTGAGAGAGCTAGTGTGGTGGCCACAGTCATGAATTCAATGTCTCTGATATTCCCACTCTCCTCTTTCCCCAGCAGACATAATAGGAccatgaggagggagaaccagagctgCATGTCCGAGTTCATCCTCTTGGGGCTCCCCATCCAGCCAGGGCAGCAGAGcatgttctttgccctgttcctgggcatgtacctgaccacagtgctggggaacctgctcatcatcctgctcatcaggctggaccctcacctccacacccccatgtacttctttctcagCCACCTGGCCCTCACTGACATCTCCTTTTCATCAgtcactgtccctaagatgctgatgaacatgCAGACAAAGGATCTATCCATTCCCTATGCAGGGTGTGTGACACAGAcatatttcttcctattttttactGGTCTGGATGATTTCCTTCTCACCTccatggcctatgacaggtatgtggccatctgtcaccctctCCATTACACCACCATCATGAGAGGGGAACTGTGTACCTTACTAGTAACTGTATCTTGGATTCTGTCCTGTGCAAATGCCCTTTGTCATACCCTCCTCCTGGCCCAGCTGTCCTTTTGTGCTGACAACACCATcccccatttcttctgtgaccttggTGCACTGCTCAAGCTCTCCTGCTCAGACACATCCCTCAATGAGCTGGTCATTTTCATAGCAGGAGTGGTTGTGATTATGCTTCCACTCCTGTGCATTCTGGTCTCTTATGGCTACATTGGGGCCACCATCCTCAAGGTTCCATCCACCAAGGGcatctgcaaagccttgtccacttgtggctcccacctctctgtggttTTTCTATATTATGGAACAATTATTGGGTTATATTTGGTCCCCTCATCTAGCACCTCCAGTGAGAAGGACATAGTTACCtctgtgatgtacacagtggtcaccccattgctgaaccccttcatttacagcctgaggaacagggacatgaAGGGGGCCCTGGAGAAACTCTTCTACAAGGCACCAGTCTTGTCTCAATGACATTTGCTCATCTTTATAATAGATACATATAGTCACATAACCCAGGCCCTACACCCCTTATCTTGAGCCCACCTGGTATAAACCTGAGTAAATATTTGATAACTGAATTGTATTTTgttacagttttcttttcctaGTAACTCATTGGTATAAATTGTTAATTCTGAGTTAATATTATTGATTAATGTTCTTACCTACTAATGTTCTTATCTaatgtctctttttatttcttgggaATTTATTAGCCCCTTATAAAATATCTCTATTGAGGTAAAATTGTTCTTTAAACACAGTACACATTTAAAGTGTTCAGATTCATATTCTGATATACTATACCTTGTGAAATAACCTCCGTGATGGTTAATTAATATATTCATCACCTTCACATAGATACTATTTTAACTTATTCATGTGTGGGGCAAGAGAACTTAAGATCCACTGTACTAAGGGCttaaatttcaagtgtacaatacaaTCTGGTTCACTATATTCATAATGCTGTACATTTGAGCTCAGGAGAACTAATTCCTCTTATATAACTTGATCTTTGTCCATTATGCTGGTTAAATAAGTCCAATTCAAACAAGAGAAATACTGTGTGATCTTGCTTTTATGTAGAAACTAAAACAGTCAAATTCATAGGGCAGGGGATAGGATGTCATTgctaggggctggggaggaggacatAAATACCATGATGAATTGGTGGAAGCTCCAGGCTGAGCAGGCTCCTGTAGCATAGCAACTGCCAGAGCTGGGACTTGGTCAAGTATGTCTTTTCCTTGCTTTCCTTTCCATGTTCTTTTCATGTTTTGCATTGCTGGTGGTGATTTTGGATGGTCAGGAGAAGAAACTGTAGAGCAGCCTTTCTTGATCCAGGAAGCAATCCACAGCTATGAGTTCAGCTCCTTCACTTAGGGATTCAAGACTTCTTTTGGATTTTATAAACACTGATCACACAAAGACACTGCTCTTGCCTTCACTCAGCACTTCACTCTCAGACTAGTTGTCTCTGGAGTGTTCTGACTGTATGTGTGCATTGTAGAAAATGCCAGGTCCATCCAGACTGGGGATGAGCAAGACAAAGAAAGCACCTGTGGCCTGGAGTCTTCTGTTTCCCTCAGTGAATTTGTTGTCTGTCCCTCTCAGAGTCTTCATTATGAAACTCCATGAAAACCATTTCTACTCAGATTCATGATAGCAGTTTTATGTTAGGAACCTAAATAATAATCTCTTTTCTTCTACATCCAGTGAGGGAACACACAGTTCTCCTTCTTCAGCCTGAACTTAGTTCAAGATAAATGTGATCAAAACTGTTTCTGAGGCTCAGCACCACATAGCTGTAAGAGAAGAATATTTGGGAAAACAGATGTCAGTGGCAGGCTGTACCTGCCAGAGTGTGTGGCCTGGGGCAACTCCCTTTCCTCCTGTGAAtatccctttcttcttctgtggaaatcaaaaacattacaaaatttctaaaatatgttttatttcaaacAAATGTGATACCTAATTTGGCGTAACATGACCCCTCACCAAGAATAATGAATAATAGCTTTCCCTTCTTGTGTATCAGTATCACCTTCATCCCATATATATGTTCATGTTTATAGTTCTACACCCAACTATTTATGGCTacagggtatttttttcttttgcagaaattcctaggagtgaaattgttaGGGTcaataatatatttaacattatGAGAAACTCACCAACAATTTCTCATCAAGGCTCTATGTTGTGCATTACTGCCGACCATGTGTGAGAGTTCCAATTTCTACTAACATCCTCACTGCCTCCGGTATTGTCAGTCATCTGATATCAGCCATTCTAGTGGGTTTGctgtggtatctcactgtggttttcatttccatttatctcATGACTAATGATGTGTGTCTTTTTATAGATTGATCTCCTATATATCTTCTCTGGTGAATATCTTTTCAGAACTaatacacagttttaaaaataattgcattgCTTGTCTTTTGTATATGTTCTCAATTCAGGTATTTCTCAGAAATATGTTTTATGAATATTTGAAGCTAATCTTTCCATTATATTAAGAGTTTCTTTTCAAGagtggatgcattttatttattaagtccaaatcatatttttttcttttcttgttcatGTCTTTTTTGTCCTATTAGGTGTATGTTGCTACACCATATTTTTCAAGACTGTGTCCAGTgtctcttcaacatagttttagagtcaattttttttggactttcctagggccactcccatggcatatggaagttccaaggttaggagtataatcagagctgtagctgatggcctatgccagggccacagcaatgtgggatctgagccatgtctgcaacctacaccacagctcatgcaatgccagatccttaacccactgagtgaggccaaggataaaacccacaaactcatggttcccagttggattcgttaaccactgagccatgatggaactcctagAGTTATAGTTTTTACACATTTGAAACATTTCTAGTTATGCTTTGCTTGTGGTCCAGCAtaagaatgttttcatttaagATATTGATTTTGGCTTATGCTTGTACCATTTATTGAAACGGTATCCTTTCCATATTCAGTTGCTATGAtgtattcaaaaaatattagcagACCTTATAGATACTTATctatttcaaaattattcattCTATTCAAATTATTCATTGATCTATAACTGTATCCTCACACAATTATTATTGCTTTAATTGCTATGgttttataaacaattttaaaattagttgtATTAAATCTGgccattttttctctctctctcatttttttttcttctttcagctgcagccatggcatatagaagttcccaggttaggggt
This Sus scrofa isolate TJ Tabasco breed Duroc unplaced genomic scaffold, Sscrofa11.1 Contig59, whole genome shotgun sequence DNA region includes the following protein-coding sequences:
- the LOC100623462 gene encoding olfactory receptor 1J4-like — protein: MRRENQSCMSEFILLGLPIQPGQQSMFFALFLGMYLTTVLGNLLIILLIRLDPHLHTPMYFFLSHLALTDISFSSVTVPKMLMNMQTKDLSIPYAGCVTQTYFFLFFTGLDDFLLTSMAYDRYVAICHPLHYTTIMRGELCTLLVTVSWILSCANALCHTLLLAQLSFCADNTIPHFFCDLGALLKLSCSDTSLNELVIFIAGVVVIMLPLLCILVSYGYIGATILKVPSTKGICKALSTCGSHLSVVFLYYGTIIGLYLVPSSSTSSEKDIVTSVMYTVVTPLLNPFIYSLRNRDMKGALEKLFYKAPVLSQ